In uncultured Desulfobacter sp., one DNA window encodes the following:
- a CDS encoding 30S ribosomal protein S1, whose amino-acid sequence MNDRFEDENTQNTDQGMDEMSFEQMLDAYDSKIGREFKPGDMVEGQIISIGENSVYLDTGTKSDGVVDKSELLDENGEFQYSVGDILKLYVVSLSESEVILSKAVSGAGMAAMIEDAYRGHTPVEGRVTGVVKGGFSVEVLGKRAFCPVSQIDVKYVETPEDYEGQTHHFLITRYEEKGRNIVVSRRELLNEQIKEERAAFMKELAEGDTVQGKVIKLMSYGAFIELAPGVEGMAHISELSWSRVEKPEEVVRVDDILPVKVLKIEKPLSDSPKISLSVKQTSGNPWDNIGTTFSTGDQVSGKVVRLTSFGAFVEIAPGIDGLVHISEMSHVKRVLRPEDEVSVGETTQVRIKAIDMDSRRISLSMKDAAGDPWTGVLAKYPVGSVADATLEKKEGFGLFIRLEPGITGLMPMSNLRQSANAGKIEALKPGDAVQVLVQEVDEDNRRMTLAPPDQKSSGNWKQFAKSAKAGSSFGSMESILRAALEKKK is encoded by the coding sequence ATGAACGACAGGTTTGAGGACGAGAACACCCAGAATACTGACCAGGGCATGGATGAAATGAGCTTTGAGCAGATGCTTGATGCCTATGATTCAAAAATCGGACGGGAATTCAAGCCCGGGGATATGGTGGAAGGGCAGATTATTTCCATCGGAGAAAATTCAGTTTATCTGGACACGGGAACAAAGTCCGACGGTGTGGTGGATAAGTCCGAGTTGCTGGATGAAAATGGTGAATTTCAGTATTCAGTGGGTGATATCCTCAAACTGTATGTGGTTTCTTTGAGCGAAAGTGAAGTGATTTTGTCCAAGGCGGTTTCCGGGGCCGGGATGGCGGCTATGATTGAGGATGCATACCGCGGGCATACCCCGGTTGAAGGCCGGGTAACCGGTGTGGTAAAAGGCGGTTTCTCCGTTGAAGTCCTGGGTAAAAGAGCGTTTTGCCCGGTGAGTCAGATTGATGTCAAATATGTGGAGACCCCCGAGGATTACGAGGGGCAGACCCACCATTTTTTGATTACCCGGTATGAGGAAAAAGGGCGGAATATTGTTGTCTCCCGCAGGGAACTTCTTAATGAACAGATAAAAGAAGAACGTGCTGCATTCATGAAGGAATTGGCCGAGGGAGATACGGTTCAGGGTAAGGTGATCAAGCTGATGTCCTATGGTGCATTTATCGAACTTGCCCCCGGCGTGGAGGGCATGGCCCATATTTCCGAATTAAGCTGGTCCAGGGTGGAAAAACCTGAAGAAGTTGTCCGAGTGGATGATATTCTGCCGGTTAAGGTGTTAAAGATTGAAAAGCCCCTTTCAGATTCTCCCAAAATTTCTCTGTCCGTTAAACAGACCTCGGGTAATCCCTGGGATAATATTGGTACCACGTTCAGCACTGGAGACCAGGTCAGCGGTAAAGTGGTTCGTCTGACCTCTTTCGGGGCGTTTGTGGAGATTGCTCCGGGCATTGATGGTCTGGTTCATATATCTGAAATGAGCCATGTGAAGCGGGTGCTGCGACCCGAGGACGAGGTGAGTGTCGGTGAGACCACCCAGGTGAGAATCAAGGCCATTGATATGGACAGCAGGCGGATATCTTTGAGCATGAAAGATGCGGCAGGCGATCCCTGGACCGGTGTTTTGGCCAAATATCCCGTGGGCAGTGTAGCGGATGCTACCTTGGAGAAAAAAGAAGGTTTTGGGCTGTTTATCCGGCTGGAGCCCGGTATTACAGGCTTGATGCCCATGTCAAACCTGCGCCAGTCTGCGAATGCAGGAAAAATTGAGGCCCTGAAACCCGGGGATGCTGTACAGGTTCTGGTTCAGGAAGTGGACGAGGATAACCGGCGTATGACCCTGGCTCCCCCGGACCAGAAATCATCCGGCAATTGGAAGCAATTTGCAAAAAGTGCCAAGGCTGGTTCTTCTTTTGGGTCTATGGAAAGTATTTTGCGCGCAGCATTGGAAAAAAAGAAATAG